One part of the Caproiciproducens sp. CPB-2 genome encodes these proteins:
- a CDS encoding helix-turn-helix domain-containing protein: MPEAKYKLTSRLSHLLQEVRNKKGISASKLSKDIGNSVSYISALENGNIKSMKESDFINIVKILYDINNDDEAKQKIQNLIANSEDDSDVSSISDLENEEDSNIPSQENIKTYKTIDTIDNQKEFKRLIKIMNSGFTEVFKHDSKFAERELKSFIRSMRFDLGFMMAIIGIPFFTLSKLNHDERQNLYDEVSDVFKKYYEMIKDETDTDAENTQRTDD; encoded by the coding sequence ATGCCGGAAGCAAAATATAAATTAACAAGTAGATTATCCCATCTATTGCAAGAAGTTAGAAATAAAAAGGGTATTTCTGCCTCTAAACTTTCTAAAGATATAGGAAACTCAGTAAGCTATATATCTGCCTTGGAAAATGGAAATATTAAAAGCATGAAAGAATCCGATTTTATTAATATTGTTAAAATACTATACGATATTAATAATGATGATGAAGCTAAACAAAAAATTCAAAATCTCATAGCGAATTCAGAAGATGATTCTGATGTTTCATCTATTAGTGATTTGGAAAACGAAGAAGATAGTAATATTCCAAGTCAAGAGAATATAAAAACTTATAAAACAATAGATACCATAGACAACCAAAAGGAATTTAAGCGTTTAATAAAGATAATGAACTCAGGATTTACAGAGGTTTTTAAACATGACTCTAAATTCGCCGAAAGAGAATTAAAATCTTTTATTCGTTCAATGCGTTTTGACCTAGGCTTTATGATGGCAATAATCGGTATACCTTTTTTTACTCTTAGTAAGCTTAATCATGATGAGAGACAAAATTTATATGACGAGGTTTCTGATGTATTCAAAAAATACTATGAAATGATAAAGGATGAAACTGATACCGATGCTGAAAATACCCAAAGGACTGATGATTAA
- a CDS encoding helix-turn-helix domain-containing protein, which translates to MPISYTKLFQLMEEKNIKKIDLRTKYGINPKTVNSLTKNRSVTIETMMKLCKILNCNIDDIVEYIPDTYNSNSDNNLDS; encoded by the coding sequence ATGCCAATTTCTTATACCAAACTTTTTCAATTAATGGAAGAAAAAAATATTAAAAAAATTGATCTCAGAACAAAATACGGAATAAATCCAAAAACTGTAAATAGTTTAACAAAAAATAGAAGTGTCACTATAGAAACTATGATGAAACTATGTAAAATACTAAATTGTAATATCGATGATATTGTTGAATATATTCCAGATACTTATAATTCAAATTCTGATAACAACTTAGATTCTTAA
- a CDS encoding DUF4041 domain-containing protein — translation MSFFDSSINKKYKEYIERLNQKISNKNIQYHDEITKLNSSIIKQTGIINTLKLCSGEVNIEECINIIISSLTSTPKADIDNSQITILNNNIQFLQYYIATLLLQNNKQLENNKRLLSMVTDEHYQLLDIKEQLQILNKQKAMLELIIVIKLIYLIKLNKRIEPLDRTVNYMNNKIIELKDDILYQEFGLYEPIYNLRNSDDYKQKINECRQRQKKMIKSGTAISCNITWTVNSSIRQGEHWVKQFMKEAIRSFNTESEGLILKVKFNNYESIKKRIEQSYNLINQFNNSSSIFISQNYLNEKINELNLCYEYEQKKQDEKDERRILREQQLEEAKVQKEIATRRAEIVKEQKHYSNQLVQIDNRIHNTVSIEEQTILSNKRSEIDNQLQELEKALKDVDYREANKRAGYVYIISNIGAFGNNIYKIGMTRRLDPQERIDELGGASVPFKFDIHAMIFSDDAPTLEAKLHQAFSDRKVNMINNRKEFFHVTLEEIETEVKKNHDKSIEFIRNPEAEQYRETLMLYKRVTK, via the coding sequence ATGTCTTTTTTTGATTCATCCATAAATAAAAAATATAAAGAATACATAGAGAGATTAAACCAAAAAATTTCTAATAAAAATATTCAGTATCATGATGAAATCACAAAATTGAATAGCTCAATAATTAAACAAACTGGCATCATCAATACTTTAAAATTATGTTCTGGTGAGGTAAACATTGAGGAATGTATAAATATAATAATATCATCTCTTACTTCAACGCCTAAAGCAGATATTGATAATAGTCAAATTACTATTCTAAATAATAATATACAATTTCTTCAATATTATATAGCTACTTTATTATTGCAAAATAATAAGCAGTTGGAAAATAACAAAAGGCTATTAAGTATGGTAACAGATGAACATTATCAACTATTAGATATAAAGGAGCAACTTCAGATTTTAAATAAACAAAAAGCAATGCTGGAGTTAATCATTGTAATCAAACTTATTTATTTGATAAAACTAAATAAAAGAATTGAGCCATTAGACCGAACTGTAAACTATATGAATAATAAAATAATTGAATTAAAGGACGATATTTTATATCAAGAATTTGGCTTATACGAACCAATTTATAATTTAAGAAACTCAGATGATTATAAACAAAAAATAAATGAATGCCGTCAACGACAAAAAAAAATGATTAAAAGTGGAACTGCTATCTCTTGTAACATAACATGGACAGTAAACAGTAGTATTCGCCAAGGGGAGCACTGGGTTAAGCAATTTATGAAAGAAGCAATTAGAAGTTTTAATACCGAAAGTGAAGGCTTAATTTTAAAAGTAAAGTTTAATAATTATGAATCTATTAAAAAAAGGATTGAACAATCATATAATCTTATAAATCAATTTAACAATTCATCAAGTATTTTCATATCACAAAATTATTTGAATGAAAAGATAAATGAATTAAATCTTTGCTATGAATATGAACAGAAAAAACAGGATGAAAAAGATGAAAGAAGAATTTTACGTGAGCAACAACTTGAAGAGGCTAAGGTACAAAAAGAAATTGCTACCCGCCGCGCTGAAATTGTCAAAGAACAAAAACATTATTCTAATCAATTAGTACAAATAGATAATCGAATACATAATACTGTAAGCATAGAGGAACAGACCATTTTAAGTAACAAACGATCTGAAATAGATAATCAACTTCAAGAATTAGAAAAAGCATTAAAAGATGTTGATTATCGGGAAGCTAACAAACGAGCTGGCTACGTCTATATTATCTCCAATATTGGCGCGTTCGGTAATAATATTTATAAAATTGGAATGACAAGAAGGCTTGATCCTCAAGAACGAATTGATGAACTAGGAGGAGCATCTGTTCCATTTAAATTTGATATTCATGCTATGATCTTTAGTGATGATGCTCCTACCCTAGAAGCTAAACTTCATCAAGCATTTAGTGATAGAAAAGTTAATATGATAAACAACCGTAAAGAATTTTTTCATGTAACATTAGAAGAAATTGAAACTGAAGTAAAGAAAAATCATGATAAATCAATAGAATTTATAAGGAACCCAGAAGCAGAACAATATAGAGAAACTCTTATGTTGTATAAGCGTGTAACGAAGTGA
- a CDS encoding tyrosine-type recombinase/integrase — protein MLQFDYDIDDFMSYCQSQNLRPKTMQSYEQALRIFERYMMEIHNVKEASEVREGHIKEYIQYLSERGKYTVVANDHTKILNHPDNRSDHNKPMSNTSINNYLRNIKVFFNYLSENHYIKSSPFARIKRPLNNNHRPVDYLSDEAFVNLIKSFDMSKFHEYRDCTICQLLIDTGMRLGETLLIKLTDMDMLRRSIYLQPENTKSKKGRMVFYSAEMGKIIKRWLQFKDRYRDSEYLFCTNNGKPLAISNFEKNFRDYTQSVGIKKAHPHMLRNNFAKRFLMNGGDIYTLSRILGHSSVTVTEKAYLDLDNEDLRVNYAPYSPLEKIMKRK, from the coding sequence ATGCTACAATTTGATTATGACATTGATGATTTCATGAGCTATTGCCAAAGTCAAAATCTAAGACCAAAAACAATGCAAAGTTATGAGCAAGCATTAAGAATTTTTGAAAGGTATATGATGGAAATCCATAATGTAAAGGAAGCTTCAGAAGTCAGGGAAGGGCATATTAAAGAGTATATTCAGTATTTATCTGAGAGAGGAAAATACACTGTAGTGGCAAATGACCATACAAAAATATTGAATCATCCTGATAATCGCTCAGATCACAATAAGCCAATGAGTAACACTTCTATTAATAATTATCTTCGAAATATTAAAGTTTTTTTCAATTATCTCAGCGAGAATCACTATATAAAATCAAGTCCATTTGCAAGGATTAAAAGACCGCTTAATAATAATCATAGACCTGTTGATTACCTTTCAGATGAAGCTTTTGTAAATTTAATAAAATCGTTTGATATGTCAAAGTTCCATGAATATAGGGATTGTACTATTTGCCAACTACTTATTGATACAGGTATGCGGCTTGGAGAGACTCTTCTAATCAAATTAACAGATATGGATATGTTAAGACGTTCAATTTATTTACAACCTGAAAACACAAAATCAAAGAAAGGCAGGATGGTTTTTTATAGTGCCGAAATGGGAAAAATCATAAAAAGATGGTTACAGTTTAAGGATCGCTATCGTGACAGCGAATATCTTTTCTGCACGAATAATGGCAAGCCGTTAGCAATCAGCAATTTTGAAAAGAATTTCAGGGACTATACTCAAAGTGTTGGAATTAAGAAAGCTCATCCACATATGCTTCGCAATAACTTTGCTAAACGCTTTCTAATGAATGGGGGAGACATTTATACACTCAGCCGTATTTTAGGTCATAGCAGCGTTACAGTGACAGAGAAGGCATATCTGGACTTAGATAATGAAGACTTGAGAGTCAACTATGCACCGTATTCTCCGCTGGAAAAAATCATGAAACGAAAATAA
- the spo0A gene encoding sporulation transcription factor Spo0A yields the protein MEKRIKLLIANDSAEFNRDYGRIFEQSGMEIIYTQKDGMKLLEKIESIHPDVVLADLFMPRLDGIGVMKAAQAKVPGMGPMFVIISNFTSPALEREVMMSGASYFAIYPFNAADLSDRIIQLCSISGLTQKTPSRQQAPAAAEPSLEIQVTEILHQIGVPAHIKGYHYLRDSIIMAIETPDIINAVTKQLYPSVAKQYDTTASRVERAIRHAIEVAWDRGDVDILNSYFGYTIHNTRGKPTNSEFIAMISDRLRLHMKSAS from the coding sequence ATGGAAAAGCGTATTAAACTTCTCATAGCAAATGACAGTGCAGAGTTTAACCGTGATTACGGTCGAATTTTTGAACAATCCGGCATGGAAATAATCTATACGCAAAAGGATGGCATGAAACTGCTTGAAAAAATAGAATCCATTCATCCTGATGTCGTCCTTGCCGATTTGTTTATGCCCCGTTTGGATGGAATAGGCGTGATGAAAGCGGCTCAGGCAAAGGTCCCGGGCATGGGGCCGATGTTTGTAATCATTTCCAATTTTACCAGCCCCGCTTTGGAGCGTGAAGTAATGATGTCGGGAGCGTCTTATTTTGCCATTTACCCATTTAATGCCGCGGACCTTTCCGACAGAATCATTCAACTTTGTTCCATTTCCGGTTTAACGCAGAAAACGCCTTCCAGACAGCAGGCGCCGGCCGCAGCGGAGCCATCGCTTGAAATTCAGGTAACTGAAATACTCCATCAGATAGGAGTCCCTGCTCATATTAAAGGCTACCACTATTTACGCGACTCAATTATTATGGCAATAGAAACACCGGATATTATCAATGCGGTTACCAAACAGCTTTACCCAAGCGTTGCAAAACAGTATGACACAACGGCTTCGCGCGTGGAACGCGCCATTCGCCATGCAATAGAGGTCGCGTGGGACCGCGGCGACGTGGATATCCTCAATTCCTATTTCGGCTATACCATCCACAATACGCGCGGAAAACCGACCAACAGTGAGTTCATTGCAATGATCAGCGACAGGCTCAGACTGCATATGAAGAGCGCAAGCTAA
- the spoIVB gene encoding SpoIVB peptidase — protein MKKFLKGFTAFAAVLAFLYAASVGMADYFTPDSYKITAGSSLQWGSDAITAVAENGADISTGICSTPNKSYKAKLMLYHVIPIKTVSVNVVKETLLVPCGTPFGIKMFTNGVVVVGVADIKTSSGTINPAAVAGLKVGDIITEVDGKKVNTNAEIIKMVTDSDGRSLTFTVSRDGQVLTTTVQPVKSEVDSVYRAGVWLRDSTAGIGTLTFYNPVTKCFAGLGHGVCDTDTNELMPLLNGDIVPVTISGITKGEKGSPGELRGYFSTDTAMGTLEANVPAGVYGTLNTAPKGEALEVAMKQEIKAGPVKILSTIDGGRPQYFTAEIEKIDYRENVQSKNMVLHITDEKLLNATGGIVQGMSGSPVIQNDKIIGAVTHVFVNDPTRGYGIFAENMLSVSESIRSNDKQKAS, from the coding sequence TTGAAAAAATTTCTAAAAGGATTCACCGCATTCGCGGCTGTGCTGGCTTTTTTGTATGCTGCCAGTGTCGGCATGGCCGATTATTTCACACCTGATTCCTATAAAATTACTGCCGGAAGCAGTCTGCAATGGGGTTCGGACGCAATTACGGCGGTGGCCGAAAATGGCGCCGATATTTCCACCGGCATCTGTTCGACACCGAATAAAAGTTATAAGGCAAAGCTGATGCTCTATCATGTGATCCCCATCAAGACGGTCAGCGTGAATGTCGTCAAGGAAACGCTTCTGGTACCCTGTGGTACGCCGTTTGGAATCAAAATGTTTACAAACGGCGTAGTCGTCGTAGGGGTAGCCGATATCAAAACTTCATCCGGAACAATCAACCCCGCGGCCGTGGCGGGACTGAAGGTCGGCGATATCATTACGGAGGTTGACGGCAAAAAAGTCAACACCAACGCGGAAATCATCAAGATGGTTACAGACAGCGATGGCCGCAGCCTTACTTTTACCGTTTCCCGGGACGGGCAGGTCCTTACGACCACCGTTCAGCCGGTTAAATCTGAGGTCGACTCCGTCTACAGGGCCGGCGTATGGCTCCGGGACAGCACTGCGGGAATCGGGACGCTCACCTTTTACAATCCTGTTACGAAATGTTTTGCCGGTCTGGGCCACGGTGTCTGTGACACGGATACCAATGAGCTGATGCCGCTGCTGAACGGAGACATCGTTCCCGTCACAATCAGCGGAATCACCAAAGGCGAAAAGGGAAGTCCGGGAGAGCTTCGGGGATATTTCAGCACCGATACCGCGATGGGAACGCTGGAAGCCAATGTTCCCGCCGGCGTTTACGGAACCCTGAACACCGCTCCCAAAGGAGAAGCCCTGGAAGTGGCGATGAAACAGGAAATCAAAGCCGGTCCCGTCAAAATCCTTTCGACCATAGACGGCGGCAGGCCGCAATACTTTACTGCTGAAATCGAAAAAATAGACTATCGTGAAAATGTACAAAGCAAAAATATGGTTTTGCACATTACTGACGAAAAACTGCTGAACGCCACCGGAGGAATCGTTCAGGGAATGAGCGGCAGCCCGGTTATCCAAAACGACAAAATCATCGGCGCTGTGACCCACGTTTTTGTGAATGATCCGACACGAGGATATGGCATTTTCGCTGAAAATATGCTGTCGGTTTCAGAGAGCATTAGATCAAATGACAAACAAAAAGCTTCTTAA
- a CDS encoding ABC transporter substrate-binding protein — protein MKKTIAALAAAVLLAAAVSPSAFASSEEPGQPAAPKTGVTINVYNWGEYISNGVDDTLDVNKEFTKRTGIDVNYTTFDTNESLYSKLANGGANYDIIIPSDYMISKLIDEKMIEKLDFSNIPNFQYIDEQFRNPKYDPKNEYSVPYTWGVVGIFYNKKYVKEPVASWEILWDKKYAGKILMFDNPRDSFGIAQKILGYSYNSTNVEEWENAAKLLKEQKPLVQAYVMDQIFDKMSSGDAWLAPYYAGDAATLVEDNPDIGFAIPTKEGTNFFVDAICIPTGAQHKKEAEAYINFLCDPEIAAANVDYIGYSTPESAAKELLPEETVNNPIFYPDKEILDKSETFVNLPEDTNLLLDTLWAEVKMGGPGQTATLVAVLLGFLLLYIGIVVYKKMKAKRELQ, from the coding sequence TTGAAAAAAACGATTGCAGCTCTGGCAGCTGCCGTACTGCTTGCCGCCGCTGTCAGTCCGTCGGCGTTTGCGTCTTCGGAAGAACCCGGACAGCCCGCCGCGCCGAAAACAGGGGTGACCATCAATGTGTACAACTGGGGCGAGTATATTTCGAACGGCGTCGACGATACGCTTGACGTCAACAAGGAGTTTACCAAACGGACCGGCATCGACGTGAACTATACCACGTTCGATACCAACGAATCCCTTTACTCTAAGCTTGCCAACGGCGGGGCGAACTACGACATTATCATTCCTTCGGATTATATGATTTCCAAGCTGATTGACGAGAAAATGATTGAAAAGCTGGATTTCAGCAACATCCCGAATTTCCAGTATATCGACGAACAGTTCCGCAACCCGAAATACGATCCGAAAAATGAATATTCCGTCCCCTACACCTGGGGGGTAGTCGGTATTTTTTACAATAAAAAATACGTAAAAGAACCGGTCGCCAGCTGGGAAATCCTGTGGGATAAAAAGTACGCGGGAAAAATCCTGATGTTTGACAACCCGCGCGATTCCTTCGGCATCGCGCAGAAAATTCTCGGCTATTCCTACAACAGCACGAATGTGGAGGAGTGGGAGAACGCCGCGAAGCTTTTAAAAGAGCAGAAGCCGCTTGTTCAGGCCTATGTCATGGATCAGATCTTTGACAAAATGTCCAGCGGCGACGCCTGGCTTGCCCCGTATTACGCGGGGGACGCCGCCACCCTGGTGGAAGATAACCCGGACATCGGGTTTGCCATTCCGACAAAGGAGGGGACAAACTTCTTTGTCGATGCGATCTGCATTCCGACCGGCGCCCAGCACAAAAAAGAGGCCGAGGCGTACATCAACTTTCTCTGCGATCCCGAAATAGCCGCGGCGAACGTGGACTATATCGGTTACTCCACGCCGGAGTCGGCCGCCAAGGAGCTTTTGCCGGAAGAAACCGTCAACAATCCCATTTTTTATCCCGACAAGGAAATTTTGGACAAATCGGAAACCTTTGTCAACCTTCCCGAGGACACCAATCTGCTGCTGGATACGCTTTGGGCGGAAGTAAAAATGGGCGGCCCCGGCCAGACGGCGACCTTGGTCGCGGTTCTCTTGGGTTTTTTGCTGCTCTATATCGGAATTGTTGTTTATAAAAAAATGAAAGCGAAACGCGAACTGCAATAA
- a CDS encoding ABC transporter permease, protein MKTISRIYSAVLFLFLYAPIFVLIVFSFNNSTTMSRSVWSGFSFKWYAQLMQDGMLLNALRNTLVIAVIAAVVSTVLGTAAAIGINGMNKWMKRMVMNVTNLPMVNPEIVTGVSLMLLFVFFAKGMGNISLGMFSLILAHITFCLPYVILSVMPKLRQMDSHLYEAAQDLGCSPVLAFFKVVLPEIMPGIVTGMIMAFTLSIDDFVISYFTSGTTQTLPIFIYSMTRKRISPEINALSTLLFGTIMVLLIIVNLRQSKDRKAEENLIEEA, encoded by the coding sequence ATGAAAACAATTTCAAGGATTTATTCCGCCGTCCTGTTCCTGTTCCTCTACGCGCCGATTTTCGTACTGATCGTTTTTTCCTTTAATAATTCCACCACCATGAGCCGTTCCGTCTGGTCGGGCTTCTCTTTTAAGTGGTACGCGCAGCTGATGCAGGACGGCATGCTCCTGAACGCTCTGAGAAACACGCTGGTCATCGCGGTGATCGCGGCGGTCGTTTCCACCGTTCTGGGGACGGCCGCGGCCATCGGCATCAACGGCATGAACAAATGGATGAAGCGCATGGTGATGAATGTAACCAATCTGCCCATGGTCAATCCCGAGATTGTCACCGGCGTTTCGCTGATGCTTCTGTTTGTGTTTTTCGCAAAGGGCATGGGGAACATATCGCTCGGCATGTTTTCCCTGATACTGGCGCACATTACCTTCTGTCTGCCCTATGTGATCCTGTCCGTCATGCCGAAGCTCCGGCAGATGGATTCCCATCTGTATGAAGCGGCCCAGGACCTTGGGTGCAGCCCGGTTCTTGCCTTTTTTAAGGTGGTTCTGCCGGAAATCATGCCGGGGATTGTGACGGGCATGATTATGGCCTTCACCCTTTCCATAGACGATTTTGTCATCAGCTATTTTACAAGCGGTACCACGCAGACGCTTCCGATCTTTATCTATTCCATGACGAGAAAGAGAATCAGCCCTGAGATCAACGCGCTGTCCACATTGCTGTTCGGCACGATCATGGTGCTGCTCATCATTGTCAACCTTCGCCAGTCAAAAGACAGGAAAGCGGAAGAAAACCTGATTGAGGAGGCGTGA
- a CDS encoding ABC transporter permease — protein MKAKSAAAPYAAWMSIFIIVPMILVVIFAFTDKSGAFTFKNIAEVGQYSNVFLRSIWLGALATVISLLLGYPLAYIISHISARRQGMMIMLVMLPMWMNFLLRTYAWMTLLEDNGIINSLLASFGLGKLHLINTQGAVVLGMVYNYIPYMILPLYSVLTKIDSSVIEAAQDLGANQMQVFSKVTFPMSMPGVISGITMVFVPAVSTFIISKMLGGGANLMIGDLIDMQFLGSAYNPNLGSAISLVLMVLILICMGIMNQFDEGENNGGGIMI, from the coding sequence ATGAAAGCAAAATCAGCCGCGGCTCCTTATGCTGCATGGATGTCCATTTTTATTATTGTTCCGATGATTCTGGTCGTTATTTTTGCGTTCACCGATAAAAGCGGGGCGTTTACCTTCAAAAATATCGCCGAAGTCGGACAGTATTCCAACGTCTTTCTGCGCTCCATCTGGCTGGGCGCTCTGGCCACCGTGATCTCCCTGCTGCTGGGGTATCCGCTTGCCTATATTATTTCCCACATCAGCGCGCGCAGGCAAGGCATGATGATTATGCTCGTCATGCTGCCGATGTGGATGAACTTTCTGCTCCGTACCTACGCCTGGATGACCCTGCTGGAGGACAACGGCATCATCAACAGCCTGCTTGCGTCCTTCGGCCTGGGAAAGCTGCATTTGATCAATACGCAGGGCGCGGTCGTGCTCGGAATGGTCTACAACTATATTCCGTATATGATCCTGCCGCTTTACTCCGTACTGACCAAAATCGATTCCAGCGTGATTGAAGCGGCGCAGGACCTCGGCGCGAATCAGATGCAGGTGTTTTCAAAGGTCACTTTTCCCATGAGCATGCCCGGGGTGATTTCCGGGATCACCATGGTTTTTGTACCGGCGGTCAGCACCTTTATCATTTCCAAAATGCTCGGCGGCGGCGCAAACCTGATGATCGGCGACCTGATCGACATGCAATTCCTGGGAAGCGCGTACAACCCGAACTTAGGTTCCGCCATTTCGCTGGTCCTCATGGTGCTGATTCTCATCTGCATGGGGATTATGAACCAGTTTGACGAAGGGGAGAACAACGGGGGAGGAATCATGATATGA
- the potA gene encoding spermidine/putrescine ABC transporter ATP-binding protein — MENPSIISLNNIVVSFDGEIVLKDFNLSIRDGEFVTLLGPSGCGKTTTLRIIGGFVKPDTGDVFFNGKKINDLPPHKREVNTIFQKYALFPHLNVYDNVAFGMRVHGKSESQIKATVKEMLNLVNLNGFAHRNVNLLSGGQQQRVAIARALANEPKVLLLDEPLGALDLKLRKDMQAELKKIQQQTGITFVFVTHDQEEALSMSDTVVVMDRGAIQQIGSPRDIYNEPENAFVADFIGESNILDGVMHEDYLVEFAGHPFQCVDKGFQPDEPVDVVIRPEDIDVVEPDTSHLTGIVTSVTFKGVHYEIIVDVRGFKWMIQSTDFQEVGKKIGMMLQPDDIHIMHKSEYSGMFGDYSTFSDEMDEDSQPLPEEGEVGN, encoded by the coding sequence TTGGAAAATCCATCTATCATTTCATTGAACAACATCGTGGTATCGTTTGACGGAGAAATTGTGCTGAAGGATTTTAACCTCAGCATCAGGGACGGTGAATTTGTCACCCTGCTCGGACCTTCCGGTTGTGGAAAAACGACAACCCTCAGGATCATCGGCGGCTTTGTCAAACCGGACACGGGCGATGTTTTTTTCAATGGCAAAAAAATCAACGATCTTCCGCCGCATAAAAGGGAGGTCAACACCATCTTTCAGAAATATGCCCTGTTTCCGCATCTGAACGTGTACGACAACGTCGCGTTTGGCATGAGGGTGCACGGCAAGAGCGAAAGCCAGATCAAAGCCACAGTGAAGGAAATGCTCAACCTTGTCAACCTGAACGGTTTTGCGCACAGAAATGTCAATCTGCTTTCCGGCGGTCAGCAGCAGCGCGTTGCCATCGCGAGGGCGCTTGCGAACGAACCGAAAGTTTTGCTCCTTGACGAACCATTGGGTGCGCTTGATTTAAAGCTGCGAAAAGATATGCAGGCCGAGCTTAAAAAGATACAGCAGCAGACCGGAATCACTTTTGTTTTTGTTACCCATGACCAGGAAGAAGCGCTTTCCATGTCCGACACCGTTGTGGTCATGGACAGGGGTGCCATTCAGCAGATCGGCTCTCCGCGCGATATCTACAATGAGCCGGAAAATGCTTTTGTCGCTGATTTTATCGGCGAAAGCAATATCCTGGACGGGGTCATGCACGAGGATTACCTTGTGGAATTCGCGGGCCATCCCTTCCAATGTGTCGACAAGGGTTTTCAGCCGGACGAGCCGGTGGACGTGGTGATCCGCCCGGAGGACATCGACGTGGTGGAGCCGGATACCAGCCATCTGACCGGAATTGTCACCAGCGTGACCTTCAAGGGCGTTCATTACGAAATCATCGTGGACGTCCGCGGATTTAAATGGATGATTCAGTCGACCGATTTTCAGGAGGTCGGCAAAAAAATAGGAATGATGCTTCAGCCCGACGATATCCACATTATGCACAAATCGGAATATTCCGGCATGTTCGGCGACTACAGCACCTTCAGTGACGAAATGGACGAGGACAGTCAGCCTCTGCCCGAAGAAGGGGAGGTCGGGAATTAA